Genomic DNA from Methanofollis sp. W23:
TTCTTAACGAAGGGAAGGTGCGCAAGGGGGAGGTGGTCCCGACCCTCCTGATGGGCACCTTCCCGACAGTGCTGGGGGAGTCGCTCTTCAGGGTCCATCTCCCGACGGCGGTGGTCCTCCTCGGTCCGGTCGTCGGCGTGATCTATACCCTCCTCAATCTCCTCTCCACTCTCATCCAGGTCGGTGGTGCGGTGATCTATATGCGCCTCTTTGTAGGAAGGGGGGATGAGGGCACTCTGGCCCAACCTCCCGAACCGATCCCGGTTCGATTCGATCGGGAGACCCTCAGGGAGGGCGTCGCCAGGGCCCTCCCCTCCCTGCGCCGCATCGTCCCGGTCGCGGTCCTTGCTACTCTGGTTTTTTTTGCGCTCTATGCGGTCGGCGCAGTGACGGCGGTCGCGGCGATCTTCGGCCCGGTCTTCGGGCTGGTCGGGATACCCGGCGAGAGCATCGCCGCCATCGTTGCTCATGCCACCCATTTTTCCGCAGGCTATGCGGTCGTCGGTTCGCTCCTTGCAGAGGGTGTACTCGATCTGGAAGAAGCGCTCGTCACTCTCATCATCGGTTCGATGGCGGTGATCACTCTCATCTACTTCAAGTACTCCGCCCCCCTGTACCTCTCCCTCTTTGGGCGGGAGGGGGTGAAGGTTACGATAAAGACCTATGGGACGAGTATGGCGGCCAAGGTCGTCACGATTTTCATTGTACTCATGATCTTTTAATGCAGATCGCTCATACTAATATTGATAATAGTAATCATTGTTCATACAAATGAAAAAATATATAATACTTGTAGACAATGATCCTGCATGCATCACCGGAGAGCAGGGCCGGTGGTGCACGGGGGAGATCCTATGACTGGAGCAACGATGGAGCATTTTGTTCCCGGAAAGGTGACCGGGACACGGACCGTAAGGGTGCGGGACCGCGAGTATGCACGGTTGCGCGCCCTGGGTTCTGTGCGCGACTCATTCAGTGACGTCATCGAGCGTCTGCTCGATTTCTACGAAGCCTACAATGGCGGCGTCCACTCGAACGACCCGGAGGGGTTTGAGGGAGCAGACCTTCCCGACCACCCGGTCTACCGTCGGGTCGCCCTTGATCACTTTACCAGGACTCTGGCCCTGGGTGAGGACGTCTCTTTCACCATTGGGTTTGACCCGCT
This window encodes:
- a CDS encoding nucleoside recognition protein translates to MPEVALSLGTVGAYLLRATLLITIGILIASIITETGIFSRLGFLSRPISRLSALSEPCSVVLLTMVANATAGKAMLAQFLNEGKVRKGEVVPTLLMGTFPTVLGESLFRVHLPTAVVLLGPVVGVIYTLLNLLSTLIQVGGAVIYMRLFVGRGDEGTLAQPPEPIPVRFDRETLREGVARALPSLRRIVPVAVLATLVFFALYAVGAVTAVAAIFGPVFGLVGIPGESIAAIVAHATHFSAGYAVVGSLLAEGVLDLEEALVTLIIGSMAVITLIYFKYSAPLYLSLFGREGVKVTIKTYGTSMAAKVVTIFIVLMIF